The Fusobacterium necrophorum subsp. necrophorum genome has a window encoding:
- the argH gene encoding argininosuccinate lyase, producing MQHFSKRFHQKANAQLLQFHSSISFDKRLAKEDILGSIAHVKALSHAKILSIEEADTIQKNLKEILEDIENQKFPFSEEFEDIHMNIEHELIRRIGDVGKKLHTGRSRNDQVALDMKLFVRSELQSVIELLQNLVKSLLSLAEQHLESYMPAFTHLQKAQAGTFAHYLMAYVEMFFRDIQKMKNTLELLNYCPLGAAALTGTTYPIDRDLTSSLLHFKAPTNNSLDSVSDRDYLLDSMHNFSLTMMHLSRFCEELILFSSQDYGYIEISDDFSTGSSIMPQKKNPDAAELIRGKTGRVFGHLFALFTTMKSLPLAYNKDLQEDKEAFFDSLDTTKACLSIFTEMLLKIQVHPKRMKEACYQGYIEATDIADYLTTKGLPFRDAYAIVGAMVKAANEEGSIFQNWTLAKFREYSSLFQEDIFQMISLETMISRRVTFGSPKKENVLLHIQKIKREL from the coding sequence ATGCAGCATTTTTCAAAACGTTTTCACCAAAAAGCCAATGCACAATTACTACAATTTCATTCTTCCATTTCCTTTGATAAACGTCTGGCAAAAGAGGATATTTTAGGAAGCATTGCCCATGTCAAAGCCCTTTCTCATGCAAAAATCCTTTCCATAGAAGAGGCGGATACAATTCAAAAAAACTTGAAGGAGATTCTTGAGGACATCGAAAATCAAAAGTTTCCGTTTTCAGAAGAGTTTGAAGATATTCATATGAACATTGAGCATGAATTGATTCGAAGAATAGGAGATGTCGGAAAGAAACTTCATACGGGAAGAAGTCGAAATGATCAAGTTGCCCTAGACATGAAACTTTTTGTGCGAAGTGAATTGCAAAGTGTCATAGAGCTTTTACAAAATTTGGTAAAATCTCTTCTTTCGTTGGCAGAGCAACACTTGGAAAGCTACATGCCCGCTTTCACACATCTACAAAAAGCCCAAGCCGGCACCTTTGCTCATTATCTTATGGCCTATGTCGAAATGTTTTTTCGGGACATTCAAAAGATGAAAAATACTCTGGAGCTTTTAAATTACTGTCCTCTGGGGGCTGCCGCTTTGACGGGAACCACCTATCCGATTGATAGAGATTTGACAAGTTCTCTTCTTCATTTTAAAGCTCCCACGAATAATAGTTTAGATTCTGTCAGTGATCGGGATTATCTTTTGGACAGCATGCATAATTTTTCTCTCACTATGATGCACCTCTCTCGTTTTTGCGAGGAATTGATTCTCTTTTCTTCTCAAGACTACGGCTATATAGAAATCAGTGACGACTTTTCAACCGGAAGCAGCATTATGCCTCAGAAAAAAAATCCGGATGCGGCAGAACTCATTCGAGGAAAAACGGGAAGAGTTTTCGGACATCTTTTCGCTCTGTTTACAACCATGAAATCTCTTCCTCTAGCCTATAATAAAGACTTGCAGGAAGATAAAGAAGCTTTTTTTGACTCTTTGGATACCACAAAGGCTTGCCTCTCTATTTTTACGGAAATGCTTCTTAAGATACAAGTTCATCCAAAGAGAATGAAAGAAGCCTGTTATCAAGGCTATATAGAGGCAACCGATATTGCGGACTATCTGACCACAAAAGGGCTCCCTTTCCGAGATGCCTATGCTATAGTAGGAGCTATGGTAAAAGCTGCCAATGAGGAAGGCTCTATTTTTCAAAATTGGACTCTGGCAAAATTCCGGGAATACTCCTCTCTTTTTCAGGAGGATATTTTTCAAATGATTTCTTTAGAAACTATGATTTCTCGTAGAGTAACTTTCGGTTCTCCCAAGAAAGAAAATGTCCTTCTTCATATTCAAAAAATAAAAAG